A single genomic interval of Zingiber officinale cultivar Zhangliang chromosome 4A, Zo_v1.1, whole genome shotgun sequence harbors:
- the LOC121969922 gene encoding eukaryotic translation initiation factor 5A-like → MSDEEHHFESKADAGASKTYPQQAGTIRKNGYIVIKGRPCKVVEVSTSKTGKHGHAKCHFVGIDIFNAKKLEDIVPSSHNCDVPHVTRTDYQLIDISEDGFLSLLTENGNTKDDLRLPTDENLLSQIKDGFAEGKDLVVTVMSAMGEEQICALKDIGPK, encoded by the exons ATGTCGGATGAAGAGCACCATTTCGAATCGAAGGCCGATGCCGGTGCTTCCAAGACTTATCCGCAGCAGGCCGGGACAATCCGGAAAAATGGTTATATCGTCATCAAGGGGCGACCATGCAAG GTTgtagaagtttccacctccaagACAGGGAAACATGGTCATGCTAAATGTCACTTTGTTGGCATTGATATATTCAATGCAAAGAAACTTGAAGATATTGTCCCATCTTCTCACAACTGTGAT GTACCCCATGTCACTCGCACTGACTATCAGCTGATTGATATTTCTGAAGATGGATTT CTGAGTCTGCTGACTGAAAATGGTAATACAAAGGATGATCTGAGACTTCCAACTGAtgaaaatcttctttctcag ATCAAAGATGGCTTTGCTGAAGGAAAAGATCTGGTAGTGACTGTAATGTCTGCAATGGGCGAAGAACAGATCTGTGCACTCAAGGACATTGGCCCTAAGTAG